In Poecilia reticulata strain Guanapo linkage group LG1, Guppy_female_1.0+MT, whole genome shotgun sequence, one genomic interval encodes:
- the LOC103471480 gene encoding perforin-1-like: MLPDSTSALLLLSVVLVHSSVLSCRIGTEGECLVAPFVPGHNLVGEGFDVVTQQRKADVIDVKTYLSPSKTCKLCTNPLQNDALQKLPSSVVDWSYVSQCSPDIHSRXHTSLSSLVQAYTSQDASNWTFGLDFLKSPEFGKLDMGATRSKAYKFASQRIKEDRYTFSIHSVTCNTYGFILSTPPPLSFKFKKRLDLLPSHYNNSTKNEYRKLVNTYGTHYFRKVNLGGRLRRLISSRSCLSSMNGLTSSEIKTCLSMGVAVGLGKMKISSVPKSCIRVLKNQDVATNFSSGLYQHFTEVSGGNGWLGEFSIFQNDSMGYMNWLKSLKKYPDVVSYSLRPLYELVPNELQKAAVKDAIEQYLKDNAVKKSLKEPHCEGKTPNVASNCCPQHASWGTLTVSIVQGWKLYGDVFGKTDGYAKMYYGSIQRRTKVIESNNPQWNAEFNLGKVLSAHLPC, from the exons ATGCTGCCCGATTCAACttcagctcttcttctcctgaGCGTCGTCCTTGTTCACTCCTCTGTTCTGTCCTGTCGGATCGGGACCGAAGGAGAGTGTCTTGTTGCTCCTTTTGTACCAGGCCACAACYTGGTGGGGGAAGGTTTTGATGTAGTCACACAGCAGAGAAAAGCTGATGTGATTGATGTGAAGACTTACCTGAGCCCCAGCAAAACCTGTAAACTCTGCACTAACCCTCTTCAAAACGATGCCCtccaaaaa ctTCCATCTTCTGTTGTGGACTGGAGTTACGTCAGTCAATGCAGTCCTGACATCCACAGCAGACKTCACACCTCTCTTAG CTCTCTGGTTCAGGCTTACACATCCCAAGATGCCAGTAATTGGACG TTTGGCTTGGATTTTCTAAAAAGTCCGGAGTTTGGCAAGTTAGATATGGGAGCAACCCGCTCCAAAGCCTACAAGTTCGCTTCACAAAGGATCAAAGAGGATCGCTACACTTTCAGCATACACAGTGTCACCTGCAACACTTATGG TTTTATATTATCAACCCCACCTCCCTTAagctttaaattcaaaaagcGGTTAGACCTCCTGCCAAGTCACTACAACAACTCCACTAAGAACGAGTATAGAAAGCTCGTAAACACCTATGGCACACACTACTTCAGAAAG GTTAATCTTGGAGGGCGACTGAGACGACTGATATCTTCACGAAGCTGTTTGTCCTCCATGAATGGGTTAACCTCAAGTGAG ATCAAGACATGTTTATCTATGGGTGTTGCTGTTGGCTTGGGGAAGATGAAAATCTCTAGTGTCCCAAAGTCTTGCATTCGTGTCCTAAAAAACCAGGACGTTGCCACTAACTTCAGCTCTGGTCTCTACCAACACTTCACAGAGGTATCAGGAGGAAATGGTTGGTTGGGGGAGTTTTCAATTTTCCAAAATGATTCCATGGGCTACATGAACTGGCTAAAGAGCCTGAAAAAATATCCAGATGTTGTTTCATACTCCCTTCGACCTCTCTATGAGCTCGTGCCAAACGAGCTTCAAAAGGCAGCAGTGAAAGATGCTATTGAGCAGTATTTGAAGGACAATGCTGTGAAAAAATCACTCAAAGAACCACACTGTGAGGGCAAAACCCCTAATGTGGCATCTAACTGCTGCCCTCAGCACGCCTCCTGGGGAACTCTAACAGTGAGCATTGTTCAAGGTTGGAAactatatggagatgtttttggaaaaactgaTGG CTATGCCAAGATGTACTATGGTTCCATACAACGCAGGACCAAAGTGATCGAATCCAATAATCCCCAGTGGAACGCTGAGTTTAATTTGGGCAAG